The Streptomonospora litoralis genome window below encodes:
- a CDS encoding methylated-DNA--[protein]-cysteine S-methyltransferase has product MDVEPEAEYAAPAEFAEPRGGTPLYDLVASPLGELLLIGDSEALTGVYMNPHERFAEEMADGWRRDPAALSAAAEQLGAYFAGELREFTVPLAPRGTVFQRSVWRALTTIPYGRTATYGEIARSLGRPNASRAVGMANNRNPISIVVPCHRVIGANGAMVGYGGGISRKEILLRLEGTGRF; this is encoded by the coding sequence CTGGACGTCGAGCCGGAGGCCGAGTACGCCGCGCCGGCGGAGTTCGCCGAGCCCCGCGGCGGAACCCCGCTGTATGACCTGGTCGCCTCGCCCTTGGGGGAACTGCTGCTCATCGGCGACAGCGAGGCGCTGACCGGCGTGTACATGAACCCGCACGAGCGCTTCGCCGAGGAGATGGCGGACGGGTGGCGCCGTGACCCCGCTGCACTGAGTGCGGCGGCCGAGCAGCTCGGCGCCTACTTCGCCGGGGAACTGAGGGAGTTCACTGTTCCGCTCGCCCCGCGCGGCACCGTGTTCCAGCGGAGCGTCTGGCGGGCGCTGACCACCATCCCCTACGGGCGCACCGCCACCTATGGCGAGATCGCCCGGTCCCTCGGCCGGCCGAACGCCTCGCGGGCGGTGGGTATGGCGAACAACCGCAACCCGATCTCCATCGTCGTGCCGTGCCACCGGGTGATCGGCGCCAACGGCGCCATGGTCGGCTACGGCGGCGGGATCTCGCGCAAGGAGATCCTGCTCCGGCTGGAGGGAACCGGTCGATTCTGA
- a CDS encoding DNA-3-methyladenine glycosylase 2 family protein, translating into MDDDQRYLAVRSGDARFDGVFFVGVTSTGIYCRPSCPAVTPKRENTRFFPSAAAAQRACFRACKRCRPDASPGSPEWNVRADVVGRSMRLISDGAVDREGVAGLAAQVGYSERQLNRLLVAELGAGPIALARAQRAQTARVLIETTGLSLGDIAFAAGFSSIRQFNDTVREVFTRSPSELRRRGAVRSAPDSREETAHGRAATTGGAAPEGGSCAPAENGFARPGTVTLRLPLRPPIDLDHLFSFLAARAVPGVEELSDDTYSRVLNLPHGSGVVHITSDGSHDHVWARLCLDLLKDLGTAVQRCRRLLDLDTDPEAVGEVLGAAGGPLAGLVAARPGLRAPGSVDPAESAVRAVVGQQISVAAARTVTGRLVEKFGTPLAFPGGELARTFPRPEVLADAAPDDLPMPASRAKALIALSEALAEGRIDLGPGADREEATARLRELPGIGPWTADYIRMRALGDPDVFLGTDLGVRRTLERLGHAGDPRSAEQAARAWQPWRSYATHHLWAAATPPAAAQTETKTKLHDGGSDDDGDTDHDRTHADDASGHDTGRASAGRRAGGRVRRAGGVRRAPRRNPAV; encoded by the coding sequence ATGGACGACGACCAGCGCTACCTGGCGGTTCGCAGCGGAGACGCGCGCTTCGACGGCGTTTTCTTCGTCGGTGTGACCAGTACCGGTATCTACTGCCGACCGAGCTGCCCCGCCGTAACACCCAAGCGGGAGAACACCCGGTTCTTCCCCTCGGCCGCGGCCGCTCAGCGGGCGTGTTTCCGGGCCTGCAAACGCTGCCGCCCCGACGCCTCGCCCGGGTCTCCCGAGTGGAATGTGCGCGCCGACGTCGTGGGCCGCTCGATGCGGCTGATCTCCGACGGCGCCGTGGACCGGGAGGGGGTAGCCGGGCTCGCCGCGCAGGTGGGCTACAGCGAGCGGCAACTCAACCGGCTGCTGGTGGCCGAACTCGGGGCGGGTCCGATCGCACTGGCCCGGGCGCAGCGCGCGCAGACGGCGCGGGTGCTGATCGAGACGACGGGCCTCTCTCTGGGCGACATCGCCTTCGCCGCCGGGTTCTCCAGCATCCGGCAGTTCAACGACACCGTGCGGGAGGTGTTCACGCGCTCCCCCTCCGAACTGCGCCGCCGCGGGGCGGTGCGATCGGCACCGGACTCCCGCGAGGAGACCGCCCACGGGCGGGCCGCGACCACGGGCGGCGCGGCGCCGGAAGGGGGCAGCTGCGCACCCGCCGAAAACGGATTCGCGCGCCCGGGCACCGTCACGCTGCGGCTGCCGCTGCGCCCGCCGATCGACCTCGACCACCTTTTCAGCTTTCTTGCCGCGCGCGCCGTTCCGGGCGTGGAGGAACTGTCCGACGACACCTACAGCCGGGTGCTCAACCTCCCGCACGGCAGCGGTGTCGTGCACATCACCAGCGACGGCAGCCACGACCACGTGTGGGCCCGACTCTGCCTGGATCTGTTGAAGGACCTGGGTACCGCGGTGCAGCGGTGTCGGCGGCTGCTGGATCTGGACACGGACCCGGAGGCCGTCGGGGAGGTGCTCGGGGCCGCGGGCGGGCCGCTGGCCGGACTCGTCGCCGCGCGGCCCGGTTTGCGTGCACCGGGCAGCGTCGACCCTGCCGAGTCGGCGGTTCGCGCCGTCGTAGGCCAGCAGATCTCGGTCGCGGCCGCACGCACGGTCACCGGGCGGCTGGTCGAGAAGTTCGGCACACCGCTGGCGTTCCCCGGCGGCGAACTGGCGCGCACCTTTCCGCGGCCCGAGGTACTGGCCGACGCGGCACCGGACGATCTGCCGATGCCGGCGAGTCGGGCCAAAGCGCTCATCGCACTCAGCGAGGCGCTGGCCGAAGGCCGGATCGACCTCGGCCCCGGAGCCGACCGCGAAGAGGCTACCGCCCGCCTGCGCGAGCTGCCGGGCATCGGGCCGTGGACAGCCGACTACATCCGCATGCGCGCCCTCGGCGACCCCGACGTCTTCCTCGGGACGGATCTGGGTGTGCGCCGCACCCTGGAGCGGCTGGGCCATGCCGGGGACCCGCGCTCGGCCGAACAGGCCGCACGGGCGTGGCAGCCGTGGCGCTCCTACGCGACGCACCATCTCTGGGCCGCCGCGACACCCCCGGCGGCCGCGCAGACCGAAACCAAGACGAAACTCCACGATGGGGGCTCGGACGACGATGGGGACACAGACCATGACCGCACACACGCAGACGACGCATCCGGCCACGACACAGGACGCGCTTCCGCTGGACGTCGAGCCGGAGGCCGAGTACGCCGCGCCGGCGGAGTTCGCCGAGCCCCGCGGCGGAACCCCGCTGTATGA
- a CDS encoding DUF4037 domain-containing protein, producing MADDGRFVPGLELARRFYWEAVAPVLDRHASTPPHSAALIGPGSEVLGFDTERSTDHDWGPRLQVFLADAEQSADSRARRITDLLTAHLPTTFLGYPTNLEPTGEEGIRAMRASDARPRHGVAVVGLGHWLDTRLGFDPRAGTTTLDWLATPTQVLAETIGGAVFHDGLGELKVVRERLSWYPDDVWRYTLACQWQRLSQEEAFPGRCGEVGDELGSAVVAARLVRDLMRLFLLMTRRYPPYSKWLGSAFARLPCAPELSPVLRAALAATGTHERERHLATAYATAAEMHNTLGLTADVDPRIRRYHDRPYRVLHAERFALALRESIADTTLRAFPLVGAVDQAVDGTDVLTHRARTRAVFATLGPEAA from the coding sequence ATGGCAGACGACGGCCGCTTCGTCCCCGGCCTCGAACTGGCGCGCCGCTTCTACTGGGAGGCGGTGGCGCCGGTGCTGGACCGCCACGCGTCGACGCCGCCCCATTCGGCGGCGCTGATCGGCCCGGGGTCGGAGGTGCTCGGTTTCGACACCGAGCGGTCCACGGATCACGACTGGGGGCCGCGCCTCCAGGTGTTCCTCGCGGATGCTGAGCAGAGCGCCGACTCGCGCGCCCGTCGGATCACCGACCTGCTCACGGCGCACCTGCCGACGACCTTCCTGGGTTACCCCACCAACCTGGAACCCACAGGTGAGGAGGGGATACGAGCGATGCGGGCGAGCGACGCCCGCCCGCGCCACGGCGTGGCCGTCGTCGGCCTCGGCCACTGGCTCGATACGCGCCTCGGCTTCGATCCGCGCGCCGGGACGACCACACTGGACTGGCTGGCCACGCCCACTCAAGTACTGGCCGAAACCATCGGCGGGGCGGTGTTCCACGACGGGCTCGGCGAACTGAAGGTAGTCCGGGAGCGGCTGTCCTGGTACCCCGACGACGTGTGGCGCTACACGCTTGCTTGCCAATGGCAGCGGTTGAGCCAGGAGGAGGCGTTTCCCGGCCGCTGCGGGGAGGTTGGCGACGAACTCGGCTCGGCGGTGGTCGCCGCGCGGCTGGTGCGTGACCTGATGCGGCTGTTCCTGCTGATGACCCGCCGCTACCCGCCCTACAGCAAGTGGCTGGGCAGCGCGTTCGCTCGCCTGCCCTGCGCGCCGGAGCTGTCGCCCGTCCTGCGCGCGGCCCTCGCGGCCACCGGCACACACGAGCGGGAACGGCACCTCGCCACCGCCTACGCTACCGCCGCCGAAATGCACAATACCCTCGGCCTCACCGCCGACGTCGATCCCCGCATCCGCCGCTACCACGACCGCCCCTACCGGGTTCTGCACGCCGAGCGGTTCGCTCTGGCCCTCCGCGAAAGCATCGCCGACACGACGCTGCGCGCCTTTCCCCTCGTCGGTGCCGTCGACCAGGCCGTCGACGGCACCGACGTGCTTACCCACCGGGCCCGGACACGCGCCGTGTTCGCCACGCTCGGGCCGGAGGCGGCGTGA